Proteins encoded together in one Procambarus clarkii isolate CNS0578487 chromosome 71, FALCON_Pclarkii_2.0, whole genome shotgun sequence window:
- the LOC138356262 gene encoding lachesin-like (The sequence of the model RefSeq protein was modified relative to this genomic sequence to represent the inferred CDS: added 58 bases not found in genome assembly) yields the protein MCQINTDPALAQVGLLQVVVPPNIVDESSSSSEIQVREKANVTLRCAAKGNPEPRIMWKREDGAMIVTNTRNPEPVHNGPTLSLRQVSRTHMGAYLCIASNGVPPSVSKRITLDVEFPPQIHVPNQLVGVPTGDNVTIECFVEAFPKAISYWVRKDMMILNSDKYRSETFETVYRIHMKLTIFNFSRDDNTTYKCVAKNSLGETEGDIKLNEIYMPPKAKEIRSGNSKSEDTPSGAQGPRAEEKFPRKEMKGGANGEEAFVNPALVPQPAYPTNHGIAVADMTGVSVTKASARTLLPHPLLLLLLLLLLPLLLLLHPSCLLTAYP from the exons TGCCGCCCAACATCGTGGACGAGTCTAGCAGCAGCAGCGAGATACAGGTGAGGGAGAAGGCTAATGTAACGCTGCGGTGTGCCGCCAAGGGTAACCCAGAGCCCCGCATCATGTGGAAGAGGGAGGACGGCGCCATGATCGTCACCAACACCAGAAACCCAG AACCTGTTCACAACGGGCCGACTCTCTCGCTCCGTCAGGTGAGCAGAACCCACATGGGGGCGTACCTGTGCATCGCTTCCAATGGCGTTCCTCCCTCCGTCAGCAAGCGAATCACCTTAGATGTCGAGT ttccACCTCAAATCCACGTTCCCAATCAGTTGGTCGGAGTGCCCACAGGAGACAACGTGACTATAGAATGCTTCGTGGAGGCCTTTCCAAAG GCCATCAGCTACTGGGTTCGGAAGGATATGATGATCCTCAATTCGGACAAGTATCGGTCTGAGACGTTCGAAACAGTGTATCGGATTCATATGAAGCTCACCATCTTCAACTTCTCCCGCGACGATAACACGACTTATAAATGTGTGGCCAAGAACTCCTTGGGCGAGACTGAGGGAGACATCAAGCTGAATG AGATCTACATGCCCCCGAAAGCCAAGGAGATTCGCAGTGGCAACTCCAAGAGTGAAG ACACGCCCTCCGGCGCCCAAGGTCCTCGCGCTGAAGAGAAATTCCCACGTAAGGAGATGAAAGGTGGAGCCAATGGAGAGGAGGCGTTTGTTAACCCTGCTCTTGTCCCACAGCCCGCCTACCCCACCAAccacg GCATTGCCGTGGCAGATATGACTGGAGTGAGCGTGACGAAGGCGTCGGCGCGTACTCTCCTTCCACAcccgctactgctactgctgctgctgctgctgctgcctcttctgCTGCTTCTCCACCCATCCTGCCTGCTGACGGCCTACCCGTGA